A single genomic interval of Candidatus Jordarchaeales archaeon harbors:
- a CDS encoding 50S ribosomal protein L30e encodes MDLNRSIQVAVRSGKVKMGYKEAIRLLKTDNPKLVILAGNCPEDIRREIMYYCKLTGVPFIVYSGSSWDLGALCGRPHMVAVLSILDPGDSDILKLVERG; translated from the coding sequence TTGGATTTGAATAGATCCATCCAAGTGGCTGTTAGGTCGGGTAAAGTTAAAATGGGGTATAAAGAAGCCATACGACTCCTTAAAACAGACAACCCTAAACTAGTTATTCTAGCTGGAAACTGTCCCGAAGATATAAGGCGAGAAATAATGTATTATTGTAAGCTCACCGGGGTTCCATTCATCGTCTACTCAGGGTCAAGTTGGGATCTTGGAGCTCTTTGTGGTAGACCGCACATGGTAGCCGTCTTGTCCATTCTCGATCCAGGTGACTCTGATATCCTAAAACTAGTTGAAAGGGGGTGA
- a CDS encoding 30S ribosomal protein S7, whose translation MSGEETKIKVFGIWDTSNIEVRDPGLKQYISLKPVLVPHTGGRHEHRRFMKANVPIVERLANKLMRPGENTGKKIKALNIVRNAFKLIELKTGENPIQVLVRAIENSAPREETSRLIYGGAIYFTSCDVAPMRRVDLALRFLTEGARKKSFGNRKTIDECLAEEIILAANNDLKSYAVRQKDQIERIALSAR comes from the coding sequence TTGAGCGGCGAGGAAACGAAAATTAAAGTTTTTGGAATATGGGACACGTCAAACATCGAAGTACGGGATCCAGGTCTTAAACAATATATAAGTCTTAAACCAGTTCTAGTGCCACACACTGGGGGAAGACATGAGCATAGAAGGTTCATGAAGGCGAATGTTCCGATAGTTGAGAGACTTGCTAATAAGCTCATGCGTCCAGGAGAAAATACTGGGAAGAAAATTAAAGCATTAAACATTGTTAGGAACGCATTTAAGCTAATTGAGCTCAAAACTGGGGAAAACCCGATACAAGTGCTTGTGAGAGCAATAGAGAACTCTGCACCTCGTGAGGAAACTAGCAGATTGATCTATGGTGGAGCAATATACTTTACCTCTTGTGACGTTGCACCCATGAGGCGTGTCGACCTCGCACTGAGATTCTTAACAGAGGGAGCCAGAAAGAAAAGTTTCGGCAACAGGAAAACGATAGATGAGTGTCTTGCAGAGGAAATCATACTTGCCGCCAACAACGACCTTAAAAGCTATGCTGTAAGACAGAAAGACCAGATAGAGAGAATAGCGCTTTCCGCACGTTAA
- the folP gene encoding dihydropteroate synthase gives MKWCFSVIGGVPVGDGYPVRIMAILNVSSESFYKGSIFTDEKEIESYALKVEDAGASFIDVGGVSSAPPEIYGPRPPVSEAEELERVMRAIRTLKDVTSLPISVDTRRASVAEAALKEGAEIINDISGFKEDNRMAHVVADFDASCVLMATINKPGDAKSIPEVRRALKESINLALDAGVSAEKILIDPGIGFGKPYECDLELLRGLRRLRVLRKPVLIGVSRKNFVGRVLGLPKPEDRLVGTVAATAVAVYNGADVVRAHDVVEAKQAALVAQAILGERNCVVERGDYFAIDLSQIIEDKSDVEELMEHADVSEMGSKLMSEKGVHHVIFLGNISTSAALALKQHLLSVGGEAATPRGAIDFEIKRCNLLIMATLKQLKSIIPKLQMNSFDLPTIADLLLEFLEK, from the coding sequence ATGAAATGGTGTTTTTCTGTGATAGGCGGCGTTCCTGTAGGTGATGGTTATCCTGTTAGAATAATGGCCATTCTTAACGTGAGTTCCGAGTCTTTCTATAAGGGATCGATTTTTACTGACGAAAAAGAAATCGAATCCTATGCGTTAAAAGTGGAAGACGCAGGTGCGTCATTCATCGATGTAGGAGGGGTTTCGTCAGCCCCACCGGAGATTTACGGGCCGAGGCCTCCAGTGTCTGAAGCCGAAGAGTTGGAGCGTGTCATGCGCGCTATTAGAACGCTTAAAGATGTTACGAGTTTGCCAATCTCCGTGGATACCAGGAGGGCGTCTGTCGCTGAGGCTGCATTAAAAGAAGGCGCGGAGATAATTAACGATATCAGTGGATTTAAGGAAGACAATAGGATGGCCCATGTCGTAGCCGATTTCGACGCCTCATGTGTCCTCATGGCTACAATAAATAAGCCGGGAGATGCCAAAAGCATACCCGAGGTAAGGCGCGCGCTCAAAGAAAGCATAAACTTGGCTTTGGACGCCGGGGTATCTGCGGAAAAAATTCTCATAGACCCGGGTATTGGTTTCGGCAAGCCTTACGAGTGCGACTTAGAACTACTGAGAGGTCTTCGCAGGTTAAGAGTCCTTCGCAAACCAGTGTTAATCGGTGTTTCGAGGAAAAATTTCGTGGGGCGCGTCCTTGGACTGCCAAAACCAGAAGATAGGCTTGTCGGAACGGTGGCCGCTACAGCGGTTGCCGTCTACAATGGTGCCGACGTCGTGCGAGCTCATGATGTTGTTGAAGCTAAGCAAGCCGCTCTCGTAGCGCAAGCTATTCTAGGCGAGCGAAACTGTGTCGTAGAGCGGGGGGACTATTTCGCTATAGACTTGAGCCAAATCATCGAAGACAAAAGCGACGTTGAAGAATTAATGGAGCACGCTGACGTGAGCGAGATGGGTTCCAAACTGATGTCTGAAAAAGGAGTTCACCACGTCATTTTTTTAGGAAACATTTCCACATCCGCGGCGCTGGCATTGAAACAACACTTACTCTCGGTCGGTGGTGAAGCGGCAACTCCTCGTGGAGCAATAGACTTCGAAATTAAAAGGTGTAACTTGCTGATAATGGCAACCCTTAAACAGTTGAAATCCATTATCCCGAAGTTACAGATGAACTCCTTTGACCTTCCTACGATAGCGGACCTCCTACTAGAGTTCCTGGAAAAGTGA
- a CDS encoding PAC2 family protein: MQVSEKGGVMTAVICMSIKIHLKKEYNFEGCTFITGFHSAIGEVGYIAIRHIVKTLNPERIGVIETKLFPPFVWFKGDGIAFPFELLKHDDFVILFPRILPHGDEHKDFAFTVADWVIKEKFSRAILIGGLDSRFRQENELFRVVSTKAGYSEALKLGASFLDEELGIFGPLALMLACFELNSFPAVAILPFAERGRPDPRAAAVAVDILREKYGLSVKSDPLIQDAREIEAEIEKILRQQEKVSGGGEEGMYI, encoded by the coding sequence TTGCAAGTCTCGGAAAAAGGCGGCGTCATGACGGCTGTGATATGCATGAGTATCAAAATTCATCTAAAAAAAGAATACAATTTTGAGGGGTGCACTTTCATAACAGGATTCCATAGTGCAATAGGCGAAGTAGGCTACATCGCTATCAGGCACATTGTTAAAACCCTAAACCCTGAAAGAATAGGTGTAATCGAGACGAAGCTTTTCCCTCCGTTCGTCTGGTTTAAAGGCGACGGCATTGCGTTCCCTTTCGAGCTCCTTAAGCATGACGACTTCGTCATACTTTTCCCTAGAATTTTACCTCATGGAGATGAGCACAAGGACTTCGCTTTTACAGTCGCGGACTGGGTTATAAAAGAAAAGTTTAGTAGAGCAATTCTAATAGGTGGGCTTGACAGTCGATTTAGGCAAGAAAATGAACTTTTCAGAGTGGTTTCTACTAAAGCAGGTTATTCGGAGGCGTTAAAACTTGGCGCATCTTTTTTAGACGAAGAACTAGGCATTTTTGGCCCCTTAGCTCTAATGCTGGCATGCTTCGAACTAAACAGCTTCCCAGCTGTAGCTATCCTACCCTTTGCTGAGCGAGGCCGGCCAGACCCTAGAGCAGCAGCGGTCGCCGTTGACATTTTAAGAGAAAAGTATGGCCTATCGGTGAAAAGCGACCCACTAATACAAGATGCGAGGGAAATAGAGGCAGAGATCGAAAAAATATTGAGGCAGCAAGAGAAAGTCTCCGGCGGCGGAGAAGAAGGAATGTACATTTAA
- the rpoA2 gene encoding DNA-directed RNA polymerase subunit A'' — MIHEVIAEKVKQLRQEGELPPMIIDQLEQKLKERAEEVQFTPQDVEEIVKKVKKEYLKSLLEPEEAVGIVAAQSIGEPGTQMTLRTFHYAGVAELNVTLGLPRLIEIIDARRNPSTPMMVIYLDEEHRFDLEKAKEVQRRIEVTKIENVASSVEIDRITGQIVIHLDPELLEDKGLSVDEVVEALERFNKGEVECEGFTVYLTPRVEGLIELYKLVEGVRGVTLKGVSGVERVVVKKEKGEYVLYSEGSNLADVLKVPGVDVRRTYSNHIHEVASVLGIEAARNVIIREAMNVLKEQGLDVDIRHILLVADLMTMNGEVQQIGRHGVSGEKESVLARAAFETTVKHLIEASVKGEIDKLRGVVENVIIGQIIPVGTGAVELLMHRESSRGE; from the coding sequence ATGATTCATGAGGTAATCGCTGAGAAAGTGAAACAGTTGCGGCAGGAAGGCGAACTTCCACCTATGATCATAGACCAATTGGAGCAAAAGTTAAAAGAAAGGGCTGAAGAAGTACAGTTCACGCCGCAGGACGTAGAAGAAATAGTGAAAAAAGTGAAAAAAGAGTACTTGAAGAGCCTTTTGGAGCCGGAAGAGGCTGTAGGTATAGTTGCCGCGCAATCTATAGGAGAGCCTGGGACACAAATGACTCTACGTACGTTCCACTATGCTGGTGTCGCTGAGCTTAACGTAACGCTGGGTCTACCCCGCTTGATAGAAATTATTGATGCACGCCGCAACCCCTCAACTCCCATGATGGTTATCTACTTGGATGAAGAACACCGTTTTGACTTGGAAAAGGCTAAGGAGGTACAACGGCGTATTGAAGTGACAAAAATCGAGAATGTAGCGTCCAGCGTTGAAATAGACAGAATTACGGGGCAGATCGTCATTCACCTTGACCCAGAACTTCTTGAAGATAAGGGGTTAAGCGTCGATGAGGTTGTCGAGGCGCTCGAAAGGTTCAATAAAGGGGAAGTCGAGTGCGAGGGTTTCACCGTGTACTTAACACCCAGAGTTGAGGGGCTAATTGAGCTATACAAACTTGTTGAAGGAGTAAGAGGGGTGACACTTAAGGGAGTATCTGGAGTCGAGAGGGTGGTTGTTAAGAAGGAGAAGGGCGAGTACGTGCTGTACTCCGAGGGGAGCAACCTGGCTGACGTCTTAAAGGTTCCGGGAGTTGATGTTAGAAGAACGTACTCTAACCATATACATGAGGTTGCTTCGGTTCTGGGAATAGAGGCTGCGAGAAACGTGATTATACGTGAGGCTATGAACGTTTTGAAGGAGCAGGGTCTTGACGTGGACATAAGACACATACTCCTGGTTGCTGATCTTATGACAATGAACGGGGAGGTTCAGCAAATAGGACGGCACGGGGTTAGTGGAGAGAAAGAGAGCGTGCTCGCGAGGGCGGCCTTCGAAACAACCGTGAAGCACCTCATTGAGGCAAGCGTTAAGGGTGAAATTGATAAACTTAGAGGGGTTGTTGAAAACGTCATAATTGGGCAAATAATCCCTGTTGGAACAGGTGCTGTTGAGCTCCTAATGCACCGTGAAAGCAGTAGAGGTGAGTGA
- a CDS encoding PINc/VapC family ATPase, translating into MVARYVVDTSVLVGSGISRDIEAGKFGDEVEIIIPQVVLAEIEHQANMAKATGFHGLEELRRLRQLEKNGKVKIKIVGERPTLQQVKLAPGGELDNLIRRETEKHSATLITSDYIQAAMCEAEGINVLLIKEEKREKKRIQDFFLEDSLSVHLKEDVPPLTKRGAPGNWRLEKLSDKPLTRAELEELASQIIEEAKSTPRCFIEIDEEGATVIQLREYRIAITRPPFSERMEITAVRPILKVTLDDYAPSEKLKKRLMEEAEGILIAGRPGAGKSTFASALAEFYQKQGKIVKTLEKPRDLQVSPEITQYTALGGDMERTADVLLLVRPDYCIYDELRKTKDFQIFADLRFAGVGLVGVVHASKPIDAIQRFIGRVDLGLICRVIDTVIFIEDGKVQQVLSLNITVKVPTGMTEADLARPVIEVRDFETGKLLYEIYTFGEQTVVVPIFQERIRKAEKKRERAATREEVPVEIEERKKHVVITLPEDYAGANVDVYADDKYLFTLKANGTGKIKLRKNTSYGEAILREISKGKKILCKKG; encoded by the coding sequence TTGGTTGCACGATACGTCGTGGATACTAGTGTGCTTGTTGGCTCAGGAATTTCGAGGGACATTGAAGCTGGAAAGTTTGGGGATGAAGTCGAGATTATAATACCTCAGGTTGTTTTGGCTGAAATAGAACACCAGGCAAATATGGCCAAAGCAACGGGTTTTCATGGCCTTGAAGAGTTGAGAAGGCTCAGACAGCTTGAGAAGAATGGGAAGGTTAAGATAAAGATCGTTGGTGAGAGACCTACGCTTCAACAAGTAAAACTAGCTCCTGGAGGAGAACTTGACAATCTGATTCGGCGCGAGACTGAAAAACACTCTGCGACCCTTATTACTAGCGATTACATCCAGGCAGCGATGTGTGAGGCTGAAGGAATAAATGTGCTACTAATAAAGGAAGAGAAGAGAGAAAAGAAGAGGATTCAAGACTTCTTTTTGGAGGACTCGCTTTCGGTTCACCTAAAAGAAGATGTGCCCCCACTAACTAAGCGTGGGGCCCCTGGAAACTGGAGACTCGAAAAACTGTCAGATAAACCGTTAACTAGAGCGGAGCTGGAAGAGCTGGCTTCACAAATAATAGAGGAAGCCAAAAGTACACCTAGGTGTTTTATTGAAATAGACGAGGAGGGGGCAACCGTTATACAACTGAGAGAGTACCGCATAGCTATAACTAGGCCACCATTCTCTGAGAGAATGGAGATCACAGCTGTACGTCCAATACTGAAAGTGACACTAGACGACTATGCTCCCTCCGAAAAACTGAAGAAGAGGTTGATGGAGGAGGCGGAGGGAATACTTATTGCTGGGAGACCGGGCGCGGGGAAGTCTACATTCGCAAGTGCCCTAGCAGAGTTTTACCAGAAACAGGGAAAAATCGTCAAGACACTTGAGAAGCCAAGAGACTTGCAAGTTAGCCCGGAGATAACACAATACACAGCTCTGGGAGGAGACATGGAACGAACCGCAGACGTCCTCCTACTTGTAAGGCCGGACTACTGTATATACGACGAGCTTAGGAAGACAAAGGACTTCCAGATATTCGCCGACTTAAGATTTGCAGGAGTAGGGCTTGTAGGTGTCGTCCACGCGTCTAAGCCTATAGACGCCATTCAGAGGTTCATAGGACGGGTGGATTTGGGCCTCATATGCAGAGTGATAGACACTGTTATCTTTATTGAAGATGGAAAAGTGCAACAAGTTCTTTCATTAAACATCACAGTTAAAGTTCCAACAGGGATGACTGAAGCAGACCTTGCGAGACCCGTGATAGAAGTGAGAGACTTTGAAACTGGCAAACTGCTATACGAGATATATACTTTTGGCGAACAAACGGTTGTAGTTCCCATCTTTCAGGAAAGAATAAGGAAGGCTGAGAAGAAAAGGGAGAGGGCGGCAACTAGAGAAGAGGTACCCGTGGAGATCGAGGAAAGGAAGAAACATGTTGTTATTACGCTACCTGAAGATTATGCAGGGGCAAACGTCGATGTTTACGCTGACGATAAATACCTTTTCACGTTGAAAGCGAATGGAACGGGTAAAATTAAACTAAGAAAAAACACGAGCTATGGTGAAGCTATATTAAGAGAAATTAGTAAAGGGAAGAAAATATTGTGTAAGAAAGGATGA
- a CDS encoding NusA-like transcription termination signal-binding factor has protein sequence MAGQGVKLTAEEMRYIALFETLTGATAKDCVVDNEDGRLIFVIKQGNLGLAIGKRGANIKKVRSILGKQVEVVEYSDSPVNFIQNVLAPAKVKSVYIAEKKDGKKVAIVNVDPKDKGLAIGKNGRTIAKARLLVRRHFGIEDIIIS, from the coding sequence GTGGCCGGTCAGGGTGTTAAATTAACTGCTGAGGAAATGAGGTATATTGCGCTGTTCGAAACACTAACTGGAGCCACCGCTAAGGACTGTGTAGTGGATAACGAGGATGGACGGTTGATATTTGTAATTAAGCAGGGCAACCTTGGGTTGGCTATAGGGAAGCGCGGCGCGAACATAAAGAAAGTTCGAAGCATACTTGGGAAACAAGTTGAGGTCGTTGAGTATTCAGATTCGCCGGTTAACTTCATCCAAAACGTGTTGGCTCCCGCGAAGGTAAAGTCTGTATACATTGCTGAAAAGAAAGATGGGAAAAAGGTAGCTATAGTTAATGTTGACCCGAAGGATAAAGGATTAGCAATAGGAAAAAACGGACGTACAATAGCCAAAGCGCGGTTGCTTGTGCGCAGACACTTCGGGATAGAAGACATCATAATCAGTTAA
- a CDS encoding 30S ribosomal protein S12: MGKKAPKGEFAARTLAKKRKKFKWSSIYFKRRALKLKLKVDPLMGAPQARGIVIEKVGIEARQPNSAIRKAVRVQLAKNGKQITAFLPGDGALLFVDEHDEVIVEGIGGRKGRSMGDLPGIRWKVIKVNGVSLEALLAGKKEKPIR, translated from the coding sequence ATGGGCAAAAAGGCACCTAAAGGCGAGTTCGCCGCCCGTACACTGGCCAAGAAACGTAAGAAGTTTAAGTGGAGCAGCATATACTTTAAGAGGAGAGCCTTGAAACTTAAGCTTAAAGTAGACCCTCTCATGGGAGCCCCTCAGGCGCGAGGAATAGTGATTGAGAAGGTAGGTATAGAGGCTAGGCAGCCTAACTCTGCTATACGGAAGGCCGTTCGTGTGCAGCTCGCCAAGAATGGAAAACAGATAACAGCATTTCTCCCCGGAGACGGAGCCCTCCTCTTTGTGGACGAACACGATGAAGTGATAGTTGAGGGTATTGGAGGTAGGAAAGGGCGGTCCATGGGAGACCTCCCAGGGATACGCTGGAAGGTTATTAAAGTTAACGGAGTCTCCCTCGAAGCGCTTCTTGCTGGCAAGAAAGAAAAACCTATACGGTAA
- a CDS encoding inositol monophosphatase family protein produces MEELVIFLDDILERLREKLLSEWRDEGGLLGFNVKGDETRAFDITAEKFLINEIKERLPNAAFFAEEEGEIRGEGPFFILDPVDGSTNFLRKIGVCSVSIAVADEPYIEKVNIGMVKNLISGDIYVGVRGVGAFLNGKRIRVSSVMEPREAVIGVDLDFPDKNMLDKVLPLIKSVKKIRKIGTNALEISYVAHGGLDAFVDIRGVLTCESFLGAKVILEEAGGIITDENGKEIKGKIDLSERWSIIAAGNRVLHEKICSILRGK; encoded by the coding sequence GTGGAAGAACTTGTAATTTTCCTCGATGATATTTTAGAGAGACTTAGGGAAAAGTTGCTAAGTGAGTGGCGGGATGAGGGGGGCCTTTTAGGTTTTAACGTTAAAGGTGATGAAACTAGGGCGTTCGACATAACAGCTGAAAAATTTCTTATTAATGAAATTAAGGAACGCTTACCGAACGCTGCCTTCTTTGCTGAGGAAGAGGGGGAGATAAGGGGAGAAGGACCTTTCTTCATACTGGATCCTGTTGACGGTTCAACGAACTTCCTTAGGAAGATTGGAGTTTGCTCCGTCTCTATTGCTGTGGCAGATGAGCCGTACATTGAGAAAGTGAATATAGGTATGGTTAAAAATTTGATTTCTGGGGACATATATGTGGGAGTTAGAGGAGTGGGGGCGTTCCTAAACGGTAAACGCATTAGAGTATCTAGTGTTATGGAGCCGCGTGAGGCAGTAATAGGAGTTGATTTAGACTTCCCCGATAAAAACATGCTGGACAAGGTTCTCCCGTTAATAAAATCCGTGAAGAAGATTAGGAAGATAGGGACTAACGCCCTGGAGATATCTTATGTGGCTCACGGAGGGCTCGATGCGTTTGTCGACATAAGAGGTGTGCTAACCTGTGAGAGTTTTCTGGGCGCAAAGGTCATTCTAGAGGAGGCGGGAGGAATCATAACGGACGAGAATGGAAAAGAGATTAAAGGCAAGATAGATTTGAGCGAGCGATGGAGCATAATAGCTGCAGGGAATAGAGTCCTTCATGAGAAGATATGTAGCATATTGCGGGGTAAATAG
- a CDS encoding phosphoribosyltransferase family protein: MSRKPHMLDIQRRIEAVELLKLMKERYTYKELCEITGLPATVLNRYVKGHVLPSRSRAEELFSVFSRTINLKEEVMARIKFDEGGYFDNTALISDTLLLRLIAKRVAKVFADREVTAVLTAAVDGIPIAVHVANVLDARVAVAKREREIGVKKFLEESYTPSFSGIVMSLYLPQNALSSKDNVLIVDDVVRTGETQKALISLVEKARGKLVGAFFLIAIGNAWIKHVNLPSDCKLEVLVNLAEPKNE, from the coding sequence TTGAGCAGAAAGCCACACATGTTAGACATTCAGAGACGTATAGAAGCTGTCGAACTCCTTAAACTCATGAAAGAACGCTACACTTACAAGGAACTTTGCGAAATCACAGGTCTTCCAGCAACCGTGCTTAACAGATACGTTAAAGGTCACGTGCTTCCCAGCAGAAGCAGAGCCGAGGAACTCTTTAGCGTTTTCTCAAGAACAATCAACCTTAAAGAAGAGGTCATGGCACGGATAAAATTTGACGAGGGAGGATATTTCGACAACACTGCACTAATAAGTGATACGCTTCTGCTGAGATTAATAGCAAAAAGAGTCGCCAAAGTTTTTGCAGACAGAGAAGTCACTGCAGTTCTCACAGCAGCAGTTGACGGGATCCCCATAGCTGTTCATGTCGCAAACGTGCTTGACGCCAGGGTAGCCGTTGCTAAACGAGAGCGGGAGATCGGCGTTAAAAAATTTCTCGAAGAAAGCTACACCCCTTCGTTCTCAGGCATAGTTATGAGTCTCTATCTTCCCCAAAACGCTTTATCAAGTAAAGACAACGTCCTCATAGTAGATGACGTAGTCAGAACTGGAGAAACTCAGAAGGCTTTAATCTCCCTAGTAGAGAAAGCCAGAGGAAAACTTGTAGGAGCCTTCTTCCTAATAGCAATAGGCAATGCCTGGATTAAACACGTAAACCTGCCTAGTGACTGCAAGCTCGAAGTTCTAGTAAATCTTGCAGAACCCAAAAATGAGTAG
- a CDS encoding deoxyuridine 5'-triphosphate nucleotidohydrolase has product MVVGGVLSGQEIRRLISECGLVKEYLDLDVQVTSNGFDLSLKEIYSFRNPGRVDFSNAKRVLSEAVKVEPENSVYFLKPGAYKVVYNEVLCLPNDIIALGFPRSSLLRCGVTVHCAVFDAGYYGRSESLMIVGNPHGFFLEKNARIVQLVFFRLEKPSEGYKGQYLGENI; this is encoded by the coding sequence ATGGTGGTTGGAGGGGTGCTTAGCGGGCAAGAGATACGAAGGCTGATATCAGAGTGCGGGTTGGTTAAAGAGTATCTAGATTTAGATGTTCAAGTGACCTCTAACGGATTTGACCTCTCTCTTAAAGAGATTTACTCTTTCAGAAACCCTGGGCGCGTCGATTTCTCAAACGCGAAAAGAGTGCTGTCGGAAGCTGTTAAAGTCGAGCCTGAAAACTCTGTTTACTTCTTAAAGCCTGGTGCCTACAAGGTGGTGTATAACGAGGTGCTATGCCTGCCGAATGACATCATAGCTCTCGGTTTTCCTAGGTCCTCTCTTCTGAGGTGCGGAGTTACTGTGCACTGTGCGGTTTTCGACGCAGGATACTATGGAAGAAGCGAGTCTTTGATGATCGTAGGCAACCCGCATGGTTTCTTTCTGGAAAAGAATGCGAGAATAGTTCAGCTGGTGTTCTTTAGACTTGAGAAGCCATCAGAAGGCTATAAAGGACAATATCTAGGTGAAAACATTTAA